A segment of the Elaeis guineensis isolate ETL-2024a chromosome 6, EG11, whole genome shotgun sequence genome:
ttcgacagggATTCGGTGAGGGTGGGTGAGGTGCTCGACTGGGGTCTGGCTTGATAGAAAGCttgtttttcttgaaaaatttaaTAACTTCGGAATATTTGTTACTATATTTaggggaaaaaaaatttctacttttGCTCTTCCTTTCCACAGATTTCCTTACAACCAAATATAGAGGAATGTCATGTGTGAAATTATGATGCACCAATATTTTGCCTAAAGAGGCATCGTTGACTTGTGATGGGCACCGTTCCCTTTGTCTTTACCTCTTGGACTAATTTGAGGAAGGGGTATCTTGTACAAAGAGCACCACTGGAGCATTTTTATTGCAATGATTGGAGTATGTTTCGTCAGAGGACCCAAGATATGTCACAATTATGTAACAGCAAACCCATGTATCACATTCCCACCGTCACAATCTTCATCTCTTTAGAAACAGTGAACACATGATATTAATCTCCTCCCTCTCAAATGTCATAATCTGTTGCATCTGCTAGACATCATAGTGTGGACACCATGCTTCATGAATGTTAGTAATAGGGGCTGTTCATTCTTGTTTCTTATTGTAGGAACTGGATTTATGTGCCAGGGTCCTTTCACATATCATTTTGTTGTTTAATCATTTATGCCCTTTCCCGTTTATTGTTGGCCATATATTCCGATTGAAAGTTTACTACACTTTTTATGTCTTCatatttctcctttttttttttttttttttttttttgcatataatttgtAAATGAATGCGATGAGTACCAGATGTGCATGTCTCAAATGGGATAAGCATGGAGGTTTTATCATAGTTTACTGgcttatatctatatctatatccatcTCTATCTATAGATAGTGAGAGAGATGATACAAGGCATTTGTGCTCCATAAACAACATTATTTTTGTGTGCTGAAATTTGTTTACTTGCAATGTGCGTTTCATTATGCATGTTAATCAACTTTTTTTTTACTCGAATCAACATAACAACATTGCTTCCTTTTAGTTTAGTTTATAAAACCAAATCTCAAAAACTCAGAAGAAATGAAAATGTCAAAACATTTCAGACCTAAACCGGCCACAGTTCTTTCCAGATGTTGATGATGTAATACCATCAGGGTCAGATTTGGGTCAGTAATCACCAAATGAATTTCTTTGCCACTTGATTTAGTACCTGGATGTTTCCTCTTGATTTCTTCGCAAGTTGAACAGTGGAGTCTAAGAAACCATGGaggaaatttttcataaataatggaTGTAATTGTCATGAGGATATGGTAAAGGAAGAAGCAATGATCAAGAACCACCGTTCCATTGCATATGCATTTTATCATAGGTATCTCAATGAATGGATAACACCTTGATTAAGCAAGCTCAAAAGGATCATGGGTCTAAGTTCTATTCTGTGCAATGACAATTTAATTCTAGTCTGAAGCAGGGACAGTTTTTCAGTGATTTTGGGGAAAGTAGGCAGAATGGAGCTGGATGGAATGGATTACAACTTGTCCAACGGAACATGTAGCTTTCTTCTTACTTCATGAGCTATATGAAAGCCTACAGTGAAGCAACAAGCAAGGCTTGctaaagggaaaaaagaaaagggcATAATGGTGGGGCCATTTGGGGGCTAAGAAACTCCATAAGCTCATAGCTCTACCCATTCATTTAAATATGCTTGTTCTATTAGAAGaactctagaaaaaaaaaaaaattgcttcagCTAACAGATGAGAAAATGGTTAGCCAGGAGCCGAATTCTAAGCCATGAAACCACTTTGCCAACAGAAACAGAGTTCAAAGATGATGGCAGACCGCATAGCTGCCCCACTGACAATTGGATGTCATGGTAGATGTTACTGCCAATATTCTGCTTGTTTTGGGGAAAATTTTACTAAAGTTACTGCCCGCAAACTCCATAAGCTCACTGCTCTCCCCTTTCATTTAAATATGCATGTTCGATTAGAGGAATTCTGGAAAAAGATCACTTCAGCTAACAGATGAGAAAATGGTTAGCCAGGAGCCGAATTCCAAGCCACTAAAGCACTCTGCCAACACAAACAGAATTCAAAGATGATGGCAGAACACATAGCTGCCCCACTGACAATTAGATGTCATGGTAGATGTTACTGCCAATATTCTGCTTGTTTTGGGCAAAATTTTACTAAAGTTACCGCCCACAAAGTGTAGCACTCCTTGTTTTCAGGTTTTATCTTGCAGGTGCTTGCTTTACCATTGGGCATCGGAACAGAAGAGGTGATTGGCTATttattatttcaagaatataatcTTACAAATGTATATGTGCACAAGCTTCCATTTTTGATGCAATATGCACATGCTTTCTAGCGACGTAGATTTTGAAGTTGGCTGAACTGGGAAGACTTTTGTTGCTGTTGCCATGTTTTCAGCATAACATACGGCTGCAGGTCTGGTTGATGGGGATGGCTCATGCAGATTGTTGGGCTTGGCTAATGTGGAGCAAATAGTAGTTTGTGTCCATTTATGATCACTGGTAAACCACAACTTGATCTTGTGGGGTCTGTATGGACTGAGGCTTTCAGCAATGATCTGGAGTCATGTCAGCTTATGGAAtttcagaaaattttaattattaattccGTTTAACAACAGGTTTGGATGAATACATAGCACTATTCAAGATCAGAAGATTGGAATTCATTTGATTTGGGCATTGAGTTACTCTCTCTGCGGCCATTTTTTTACTGACCAAAATATTTTAACTGGGAACAGAGTGCCCGGAAATGTGTGATTCATGAATTGCTCCACCTTGTTTATGTTCACAACTTACCGCAGCAcctcccccctctccctctcaagGTCTGTCTTCATTAGTTGCTTAATTTTTCTGTTGAGGATCCACATTAAGTTTCTTCATATTTGATAGGGCATTATGTTGTCTTCTGGATTTAGAATTAGTCAGTGCCACAAAATCTCCTCTACCTCAAAGATGTGTCCTCGGTTGCATGTAACTGCACTGATACGAGTCTGGTCTCCACTGGTGCCTCTTTGTCATCctcttgttgttgttgttgttggggTGGGGTTGGGTGTTAGAAGAGGGCTTCATATCACTTCACCTCCAAAAGAATCAGTCCAAATGCAGCAACCTCGCCTATGGCTAAGAAGACGGTTGCAACAGCAAAGGAAGTGACAGCATTCATCAAAGTAAATTGTTGAACACAATGGGAATTTCTGCAATTTAAGCTTCATGCAACTACAATAATTCAGCATTTTTATCTACTGGCAAGCACAAAGGCCTGTGTGGATGGAAGAAGGCCCACCACATTGACCTGCATCTTAAGCACAGAACAAACAAGATAGGCTACACTGGAACTCAACATTGCTACATCCATAAATAGTGATGAGTGCACATGAAGATTTTGAAGGGCTTTCCGACTGTCTTGGTCAGCTCAAATTTCCTCGATCATCCTATAGTTACAGTAAACATGCAGAATGAATTCTGTCCAGTTCTATACAATAGAACTTTTCTATAAAACGGAAAATATTTATTGCTCTAGCAGCATGGTTTTCAAATCACACAAATAGCTTTTGCTGGCAAATCCTCTAGCTTTCGAGCATGAGCAATATCTTTCACTAGAGACTTTCTGCTGTTCCGCATACAAGAATGGGCCtcaaaaggtagatccttatattAACATTATGGATAAGATGTTTACACAATCGCAGAgcaggagatttttttttttttgttgagtcCTGAGGAATATGCACCTGAGTTTGATAGTCATATGTGGAATCTGAAAAAGAGAGAAGGATAGTATATTAATCAATAATGTGATGCTTATTCCCAGTACAGGAGACCCCCATCTAGATTCCTTAACCTAAAGCAGCACGCCGGAGAGCAGGATGGTACAGACAACAGATGGCAGTAGAAGCataaaaaagaaagcaaaatcaTCAAGGCATCAAATCCAAATCATCTATCATCTGCTAACTGTCCCATCCTCAGAGTAGCTCTTTGTTAAAAGAAAGACAACAACActactttatttttcttttctcttccacTGTTCAAACAGGATGTTGGcttgtgacttgcaagcaataaAATAGTAAGCTGCTGGCAAGCCTCGCACTGATACCATCCGAAGGACAAAGACCTATCCTCAGCATCTTCAAATGGGATTAGACAAGGGCAATCATGAAGTTCATATTTTATTCATCATTTTTGGCAAGAGTcaaccggaaaaaaaaaaaaaaaagtgccatGGCTGCTGCATTTTTTACCCAAACAAAATTATGTGACAAAAGTATTGGGAAAGAGACCATCTATGGGCAATTAAGGAGAAGCCAAAACCTCTTCCCAGCTCCTCCCTCTCCTTATCAGCATGAAAAGTGAAAACAACCCATGGCTTCCTGTCAAATTCTACACTAGTTTATTTGATTCTTTTGAATTCTCTTTTTTCTGACAAACCCAAAGAAACCATTTTTCAGAGCATTCCCAGTATCTTCACCTTAGCCATAACAGTAAACCATCATCATCAACAACAAACAGCTTAAGCAACTGCTCAAAAACTAATATTACAATACGATAACAGCCACTTGGTCTAACCATGGCCAACAAAGTAAGGCTCTCAGAGCCCATTAACATAAGAGCAAGGAAAATAGAATGAACTGAGGCCAACCCAGCAAATGAGAACCTGGTTCCTAGATATcagtagaaaatctctctcccccccccccccccccccctctctctctcctatcGACTACATAGACCAAGCAATCCTAAGCTACGAGAAGAAAGTGGCAAGCTGATACAGCATCTGATTAAACTTGAGAAAGAATGGGAGAAGCCCATGACAGACCAATGTGAATTTGCTGGTGATTGGTGAGGAAGGATGGTGGGTTGTTCAttgcctccctctctctctctctctctctctctctcatcttccTTTCTATCACTGATTGGAAGCAGAGGAATCAGACGGTGGCTTACTGGAGATGCCGCCGTGCTCCTCTTCACCCTGTATCCACGCTGGGATATGGAACCCTGAGAAGCCACCACCATCGCTGAATATGAATCCCGTGGCTGTAACTGATGGCCACGATGAATGGATTCCTGCCGGGTGGATCTGATGACCGGCCGCTGcagcaatcggatccatccaagaGCGAACCGATGTCGAGTTACTGGACTGAAGGGTTCCCCTCTGAGAAAAAAGCTGGCTTAGGCTGAGCGCCGGGTGCAGTGGTACCGCCTGCGGTGGTGGCATGTTGGACCCATAACCTCCATCACCTCCGCCGCCGCTGCCGCCGTCGCCAGTCTCCGCTACATTCCATGCAACAACTTTCTGGTTTTGCTCGGGCCAGCCGGCGGAGGTGGAGCCGAAGACTAGATTGCCAGAGAGAAAGTTCTGCTGGGAGGAAGCAGCAGGTGTTTGATTCTGGTGAAACATGGGATCTTGGAAGGATTGAAGGGAGAGACGGAGGTCTTGGGCTTGGTTACTGCTGCGGGATACGAGGTCCGGCGGGTAATTCTGGTAAG
Coding sequences within it:
- the LOC105047270 gene encoding transcription factor TCP4, whose translation is MEESSHHHRNHQQQLLLLHHHQQQQQQRRPLPHNSRMGGLRGAAGEVVEVSGGHIVRSTGRKDRHSKVCTAKGLRDRRVRLSAHTAIQFYDVQDRLGYDRPSKAVDWLLKHAKASIDELAELPRWRPPTTTTSSSDPSRPSNQHDLHEEPVPTEPAADQAAYSSATFLPPSLNSDSIADTIKTFFPMATTTASSTYQNYPPDLVSRSSNQAQDLRLSLQSFQDPMFHQNQTPAASSQQNFLSGNLVFGSTSAGWPEQNQKVVAWNVAETGDGGSGGGGDGGYGSNMPPPQAVPLHPALSLSQLFSQRGTLQSSNSTSVRSWMDPIAAAAGHQIHPAGIHSSWPSVTATGFIFSDGGGFSGFHIPAWIQGEEEHGGISSKPPSDSSASNQ